The following proteins are co-located in the Imtechella halotolerans genome:
- a CDS encoding GMC oxidoreductase has translation MFDAIVIGTGISGGWAAKELCEQGLKTLVLERGRDVKHVEDYPTWNKELWDFDYQGLPSQQEVKTQYKQARTGFATSPAIKHWFVDDLKHPYNEKKRFDWFRGYHVGGRSITWGRQCLRLSDLDFEANKVDNIAVDWPIRYKDIAPWYDKVEKFIGVFGESLGLPHLPDGQFLPPMELNCVETDFRDKIQASYPDRRLTIGRFANITGDQQFEGRGKCMYRNRCNRGCPFGAYFSSNSSTLPAAERTGNMTLRPHSIVSKIVYDDKQGKAIGVEVIDALTHEKIVFHAKVIFCCASTVATTSILLNSISDRFPNGLGNDSGELGHNLMDHHFRVGATAIVDGYDDKFYKGMRPASFHIPRFRNLDPHKREHKFLRGYGFQGSASRLNWQRAIPELSFGKELKEELFKPGPWRIGMTGFGECLPYHENKMTLNYEKLDTWGLPTVEFDCEFKDNEKEMRKDMQQEAVKMFEMAGFKNIEAYEEECFPGHAIHEMGTARMGHSPKTSVLNKHNQIHSVPNVYVTDGACMTSSAYQNPSLTYMALTARAAHHAVKQLKGIEDE, from the coding sequence ATGTTTGATGCAATTGTTATAGGCACTGGGATTTCTGGTGGATGGGCGGCAAAGGAATTATGTGAGCAAGGATTAAAAACGTTGGTTTTGGAACGTGGAAGAGATGTTAAACACGTGGAAGATTATCCAACTTGGAACAAGGAATTATGGGATTTTGACTATCAGGGATTACCATCTCAACAGGAGGTTAAGACTCAATATAAACAAGCAAGAACAGGTTTTGCAACGAGCCCAGCCATTAAACATTGGTTTGTGGATGATCTTAAACATCCCTATAATGAAAAAAAGCGTTTCGATTGGTTTAGAGGTTACCATGTAGGTGGGAGATCTATAACCTGGGGCCGACAATGTCTTAGACTTAGTGATTTAGATTTTGAAGCTAATAAAGTTGATAATATAGCAGTTGATTGGCCTATCCGATATAAAGATATAGCTCCCTGGTATGATAAGGTTGAAAAATTTATTGGGGTTTTTGGAGAATCATTAGGTTTACCACATTTGCCAGATGGACAATTTTTACCTCCTATGGAGTTAAATTGTGTTGAAACAGACTTTAGGGATAAAATTCAGGCCAGTTATCCTGATAGACGACTCACAATTGGTCGTTTTGCAAATATTACAGGAGATCAACAATTTGAAGGTCGTGGGAAGTGTATGTATCGAAATCGCTGTAATCGAGGATGTCCATTTGGCGCATATTTTAGCAGTAATTCATCCACGCTACCAGCCGCTGAGCGAACTGGGAATATGACCCTGAGGCCTCACTCGATAGTTTCTAAAATCGTATATGATGATAAGCAAGGAAAGGCCATTGGGGTAGAGGTAATAGATGCCTTAACTCATGAAAAGATAGTGTTCCATGCAAAAGTTATATTTTGCTGTGCATCTACCGTGGCTACTACATCTATTTTACTTAATTCAATTTCAGACAGATTCCCAAATGGATTAGGAAATGATAGTGGAGAATTAGGACATAATTTAATGGATCATCATTTTAGAGTAGGTGCGACGGCCATTGTAGATGGGTATGATGACAAATTTTATAAAGGAATGCGTCCTGCAAGTTTTCATATTCCCAGATTCAGAAATTTAGATCCTCATAAAAGAGAACATAAATTTTTGCGGGGGTATGGTTTTCAAGGGAGTGCGAGTCGATTAAACTGGCAAAGGGCTATCCCTGAACTTAGCTTTGGTAAAGAATTAAAGGAAGAACTGTTTAAACCAGGACCATGGAGAATCGGGATGACAGGCTTTGGGGAATGCTTACCGTATCATGAAAATAAAATGACTTTAAATTACGAGAAGTTAGACACCTGGGGATTGCCTACAGTTGAATTTGATTGTGAGTTTAAGGACAATGAAAAGGAGATGAGAAAGGATATGCAGCAAGAAGCGGTTAAAATGTTTGAAATGGCAGGGTTCAAAAATATTGAAGCCTATGAAGAAGAGTGTTTTCCAGGACATGCTATTCATGAGATGGGGACTGCCCGAATGGGACATAGTCCTAAGACATCAGTTTTGAATAAGCATAATCAAATTCACAGTGTTCCAAATGTTTATGTTACTGATGGTGCCTGTATGACCTCTTCAGCCTATCAGAATCCATCATTGACCTATATGGCATTAACCGCCCGGGCAGCCCACCATGCGGTAAAACAATTAAAAGGAATTGAAGATGAATAG
- a CDS encoding Gfo/Idh/MocA family protein, which produces MDKREFIKKSGLGAFGIMLVPSLVSGATFSANKKLRTAHIGVGNMGYSDLKAIASHPNVEVVALCDVDALFLASARKEHPKARIFFDYREMFSEMGDRIDAVVVSTPDHTHAPASMLAMELNKPVYCQKPLSHYVSESRAMDKMASEKGLVTQMGIQVHSFYDYKLATLLIQSGIIGKVHTVRAWSPKNWGYDGEKPEGEDTVPAHLDWNLWLGTSAERPYKQDEYHPGNWRKKMDYGCGTLGDMGVHIFDTPYNALELDVPTTILAKCRESNGYGYPEKNTVTYEFPGTKYTADTLKWVWYDGEGAPEMHEDLILPGNVGVNNTKKKSSIDKDTIKDKMSLDAKIAELNELPEQGAMFIGEKGRLLLPHFMQLPRKIVKGKYVDISHEISRLSKKHNLGDPIRNYKTEGPKHYHEFVNACLGQGQCSAPFSYAARLTETILLGTIAGRFPGETLHWDAENARFREEKANEFLSGEYRSF; this is translated from the coding sequence ATGGATAAAAGAGAATTTATTAAGAAAAGTGGTTTAGGCGCTTTTGGTATTATGTTAGTTCCATCTCTAGTTAGTGGTGCAACTTTTTCTGCTAATAAAAAACTAAGGACTGCTCACATAGGTGTAGGTAATATGGGTTATAGTGATTTGAAAGCCATTGCTTCCCATCCAAATGTAGAAGTAGTAGCCTTATGTGATGTTGATGCATTATTTTTAGCTTCAGCCCGAAAGGAACATCCAAAGGCACGAATATTTTTTGATTATAGAGAGATGTTTAGTGAAATGGGAGATAGAATTGATGCCGTTGTAGTGTCTACACCTGACCATACACATGCACCTGCTTCTATGCTTGCTATGGAGTTAAACAAACCAGTATATTGTCAAAAACCATTAAGTCATTATGTTTCAGAGTCAAGAGCAATGGATAAAATGGCTTCTGAAAAGGGACTGGTAACACAAATGGGGATTCAAGTACATTCTTTCTATGATTATAAGTTAGCAACACTTCTTATCCAGTCAGGAATTATAGGTAAAGTACATACTGTAAGAGCCTGGTCACCTAAAAATTGGGGATATGATGGTGAAAAGCCTGAAGGGGAGGATACTGTTCCTGCACATTTAGATTGGAATCTTTGGTTAGGTACTTCCGCTGAACGTCCATATAAACAAGATGAATATCATCCTGGGAATTGGAGAAAAAAAATGGATTATGGATGTGGAACACTAGGCGATATGGGGGTTCATATTTTTGACACACCCTATAATGCTCTTGAGTTAGATGTGCCTACTACAATTTTGGCCAAATGTCGTGAGTCCAATGGATATGGGTATCCAGAAAAGAATACAGTTACTTATGAGTTTCCTGGGACAAAATATACTGCAGATACCTTAAAATGGGTATGGTATGATGGTGAAGGTGCGCCTGAAATGCATGAAGACTTAATCCTTCCGGGTAATGTTGGTGTAAACAATACTAAAAAGAAAAGTAGCATTGATAAGGACACTATTAAGGATAAGATGTCATTAGATGCAAAAATAGCAGAACTCAATGAATTGCCGGAACAAGGGGCTATGTTCATTGGTGAGAAAGGAAGGCTATTACTTCCTCACTTTATGCAATTACCAAGAAAGATCGTGAAAGGTAAATATGTAGATATAAGTCATGAAATTTCCAGGTTAAGTAAGAAACATAACTTAGGAGATCCTATTCGAAACTACAAGACTGAAGGTCCTAAACATTACCATGAATTTGTAAATGCTTGTTTGGGACAAGGCCAATGTTCGGCTCCTTTTAGTTATGCAGCTCGTTTGACTGAAACTATACTCTTGGGTACCATTGCAGGGAGATTTCCAGGAGAAACATTACATTGGGATGCAGAAAATGCTCGATTTAGAGAGGAAAAAGCCAATGAATTTTTATCAGGTGAATATCGATCGTTTTAA
- a CDS encoding 3-keto-disaccharide hydrolase gives MNSKYQITSVWAALLTSALVAISCKSGMKSTSETQNKEVDSEWIILFDGTSTKGWRGYNMDVLPPGWIISQGALTFDTQLGLEQDYKGGKDIMYGAEEFENFELYLEWKIPEGGNSGIFYHVKEGYNGPHVVAPEYQLIDDLNYAKIHNLTKYNLSLGYVDKPEELKPLQQTGADYAMHPPSPNKILHPVGEWNSSKIVFTPQRVEHWLNGELILSFVPWDDAWHEKKNSDKWKNSPDYGKYSSGYIALQDHSSPIWFRNIKIKRL, from the coding sequence ATGAATAGTAAATATCAAATCACAAGTGTTTGGGCAGCTTTGCTGACAAGTGCGCTTGTTGCAATTTCTTGTAAATCGGGTATGAAATCTACATCAGAAACTCAAAATAAGGAGGTCGATAGTGAATGGATTATTCTTTTTGATGGTACCAGTACAAAAGGATGGAGAGGCTATAATATGGATGTTTTACCTCCTGGATGGATTATTTCTCAAGGAGCACTTACATTTGATACACAGCTTGGACTGGAACAAGACTATAAAGGAGGAAAAGATATTATGTATGGTGCAGAAGAGTTTGAAAATTTTGAACTATACTTAGAATGGAAAATCCCTGAGGGGGGCAATAGTGGTATTTTTTATCATGTGAAGGAGGGGTATAATGGACCTCATGTTGTTGCGCCCGAATATCAGCTTATTGATGATTTAAACTATGCAAAAATTCACAATCTGACAAAGTATAATCTTAGTTTGGGATATGTAGATAAACCGGAAGAGTTAAAACCCTTACAACAGACGGGTGCTGATTATGCAATGCACCCACCAAGTCCGAATAAGATATTGCACCCGGTTGGGGAATGGAATAGTTCTAAAATTGTTTTTACCCCTCAAAGAGTAGAGCATTGGTTAAATGGAGAGTTGATACTTTCATTTGTTCCTTGGGATGACGCTTGGCATGAAAAAAAGAATTCTGATAAGTGGAAAAATAGTCCGGATTACGGCAAGTATTCCTCTGGATATATAGCCTTGCAAGATCATTCAAGCCCTATATGGTTTCGAAATATTAAAATTAAAAGATTGTAA
- a CDS encoding endonuclease/exonuclease/phosphatase family protein produces the protein MKKNIFKGSKRMWCFKNVIFGVILALFSCQVDSSEQIVGNKPEVSEEGSGMELTVLSYNVHHCNPPSKPGVIDLDAVANVLKNSEAAIIGLQEIDVFTERSGKDLDMTKELAERADYPYYYFSKSIDYQGGAYGTAILSKYPLSETETIALPNPAGSEPRTLSVATVTINDTLQIRFANTHLDYTNASNNMEQVKTMSSNLSQSDIPVILTGDFNAKPDADSMNYLAGFFQFSCRVNCSYTSPASNPNKTIDYIVFRNGNHKIKKMSHSVLPENYASDHLAVKATLKVY, from the coding sequence ATGAAAAAAAATATTTTTAAAGGAAGTAAACGTATGTGGTGTTTTAAAAATGTAATATTTGGTGTTATTCTGGCTTTGTTTAGTTGTCAAGTTGACAGTTCTGAGCAAATTGTCGGCAATAAACCTGAAGTAAGTGAAGAAGGATCAGGGATGGAACTAACAGTGCTTAGTTATAATGTACATCATTGTAATCCACCATCTAAGCCAGGTGTAATAGACTTAGATGCTGTTGCCAATGTTTTAAAAAATAGTGAAGCAGCTATTATTGGACTTCAGGAGATTGATGTGTTTACAGAGCGCTCTGGTAAAGACTTGGATATGACAAAGGAATTAGCAGAAAGAGCTGATTATCCATATTACTATTTTTCAAAATCAATTGATTATCAGGGGGGAGCTTACGGAACGGCCATTTTATCCAAGTATCCGTTATCAGAAACTGAAACTATAGCACTACCTAATCCTGCAGGATCTGAACCAAGAACTTTATCTGTAGCTACCGTTACAATTAATGATACTTTACAAATACGATTTGCAAATACACATCTTGATTACACAAATGCTTCGAATAACATGGAACAGGTAAAGACTATGAGTTCTAATTTAAGCCAAAGTGATATCCCTGTGATTTTGACAGGTGATTTTAATGCGAAACCTGATGCAGATTCCATGAATTATTTAGCTGGTTTCTTTCAATTTTCTTGCAGGGTAAATTGCTCATATACCTCACCTGCCTCAAATCCAAATAAGACTATTGATTATATAGTCTTTCGCAACGGGAATCATAAGATTAAAAAAATGAGTCACAGTGTGCTACCAGAGAATTATGCCTCTGATCATTTGGCTGTAAAAGCAACTTTAAAAGTATATTAG
- a CDS encoding RagB/SusD family nutrient uptake outer membrane protein, translating to MVKKIFILSIVTLLCVSCSDDFLERPPKDVLTDANFWETEEHLILAANALYGNIKSKNTVDMENMGDNTLWPSSTQYQAIGSGNYGPDQNTINSEWISQYRGVRQANSFLENYQKADVNPILADRLAGEVRVIRALMYSYLIDFWGDVPLVTHTLTIDELMVARTPKEEVIDFLMTDLEVAAANLPVEIPVGENLGRMSRGAALALKARIALYHGRFDVAEDAARRVMDLGVYSLFDIGNPDRNYYTLFTDKGKLSAGLNKETIIGRLCLADVSMHNLSREIQVPDQFIRWNPTKHLVDDYLMVDGLPIDKSPLYQVSGYEDVFKNRDPRMSQTILAPGAAWGGRYDGSLNNTTPGIFNTPKFQSDKKGAVTLTGYYFTKYCDLGAVPTYNKDDNDFHLLRYAEVLLTYAEAKLEQGTLTQSDVDKTINLLRSRVGMKPMDLQELETNGLNVRNEIRRERRIELALEGQRYSDIKRWKIGEVLGQDVKGVNVNWLPRPELAANLRTDADGFVIAHTGRTFDASRHYLWPIPLPQMERNPDLEQNPGWE from the coding sequence ATGGTTAAAAAGATATTTATTCTATCAATCGTAACTTTATTATGCGTTTCGTGTAGTGATGATTTTCTTGAGCGTCCACCAAAGGATGTTTTGACAGATGCAAACTTTTGGGAGACAGAAGAACATTTAATTCTTGCTGCCAATGCATTGTATGGAAATATAAAGTCAAAGAATACAGTAGACATGGAAAATATGGGGGACAATACACTTTGGCCCTCAAGTACACAATATCAAGCAATTGGTAGTGGAAACTATGGCCCTGATCAAAATACAATTAACTCTGAATGGATTTCCCAATATAGAGGTGTAAGACAGGCAAATTCCTTTTTAGAAAATTATCAAAAGGCGGATGTCAATCCAATATTGGCAGATCGTTTGGCTGGAGAAGTTAGGGTGATTCGCGCCTTAATGTATAGCTATTTGATTGATTTTTGGGGTGATGTTCCACTGGTAACACATACCTTAACGATTGACGAATTAATGGTTGCTCGTACTCCTAAAGAAGAAGTAATCGATTTTTTAATGACCGATTTAGAAGTTGCTGCCGCCAATTTACCTGTGGAAATACCTGTAGGTGAAAATTTAGGTCGTATGAGTAGAGGTGCCGCTTTGGCCCTAAAAGCAAGAATTGCACTGTATCACGGTCGATTTGATGTTGCCGAGGATGCCGCAAGACGTGTAATGGATTTGGGGGTATACAGCTTGTTTGACATCGGAAATCCTGATAGAAATTATTATACACTATTTACGGATAAAGGAAAATTATCAGCAGGGTTAAACAAGGAAACCATCATAGGTAGACTTTGTTTGGCAGATGTAAGTATGCATAATTTGAGTCGAGAAATACAGGTACCGGATCAATTTATACGTTGGAATCCAACCAAACATTTGGTTGATGATTATTTAATGGTGGATGGTTTACCTATAGATAAGTCCCCATTGTATCAAGTTAGTGGGTACGAAGATGTGTTTAAAAATAGAGATCCAAGGATGTCCCAAACAATTCTAGCTCCAGGAGCTGCTTGGGGCGGAAGATATGATGGTAGTTTAAACAATACGACTCCTGGAATATTTAATACCCCTAAATTTCAATCCGATAAAAAAGGTGCTGTAACACTTACTGGATATTATTTTACTAAATATTGCGACCTTGGGGCTGTACCTACTTATAATAAGGATGACAATGATTTTCATTTATTAAGATATGCAGAAGTTTTACTTACCTATGCGGAAGCAAAACTAGAACAAGGTACTTTAACTCAAAGCGATGTTGATAAAACAATAAATTTGTTAAGATCACGTGTAGGAATGAAACCTATGGATCTTCAGGAATTAGAGACCAATGGTCTTAATGTGCGTAATGAGATTAGACGAGAACGTCGAATAGAATTGGCATTAGAAGGCCAACGTTATTCTGATATAAAAAGATGGAAAATTGGAGAAGTACTGGGTCAGGATGTTAAAGGCGTTAATGTTAACTGGCTTCCTCGCCCAGAGTTAGCTGCGAATTTAAGAACGGATGCTGATGGGTTTGTTATTGCTCATACAGGACGAACTTTTGATGCAAGTAGACATTACCTTTGGCCTATACCGTTACCGCAGATGGAACGTAATCCAGATTTAGAACAGAATCCCGGTTGGGAATAG
- a CDS encoding SusC/RagA family TonB-linked outer membrane protein — protein MRIFVVRNFFISLVILLSGVTYASQKIDPSEIQVAISKTHLEEILHEIEAQTQFTFAYNESIKASREVNISKGKQNLGTCLDIISKQLHLDFQFVGKQVFVKSSQSVKSNNQGFQVQGQIKDEQHIPLPGATVREKGTTNGTSTDFDGNFRLQVSSSNAIIEVTYIGYISQQIALQGTANVSIVMSLDSNELDEVMVVGYSTQKKANLTGAVSQVNEKDFESRPITNISSGLQGLLPGVTVTGAMGAPGSNQGTIRIRGIGTWGNATPLVVIDGVPGGNLNILNPSDIESISVLKDAASSSIYGVRGANGVILVTTKRGKSGAPTLTYDYYYGFQKPTALPKLLGSPEYMELQNEAQINVGRNPTYSQDEIELARAGTDINNYSNTNWIDEVYKKNAPQQNHNVTLNGGKDNSNYFMSYGFLDEGGLIVGDNYSAKRHNVRLKLSTTVFDKLDINSNIGYVDRNVIGSSAGMGPLSMALSMTPLAPVRNTAGGWGYIGGSSNPVATASDAGTDDFTSEEITGNIEAVLHISDNLKLKARYGLIKYNSRRNVFVKTINYYSAETGDLLWQTGFPNKITTSSYKGTYQTFIGTAEYEKILFDSHAIKLLLGASQEENISDDLSASRTNVVSSTTGNLNLGTENQLNGSSNSENALRSVFGRANYSYEDKYLAEVDFRYDGSSRFSGDVRWDLFSAASLGWVFTKENFLSNLGPLNFGKIRFSYGVQGNDRITDLAYMDILGPVSTMPIGDELTFGYRQTSVGNKLLTWESAKKTNLGLDLAFFNNRLNFSGDYFVNKTENILLRLPIPDVFGGPAYPYQNAGAVENKGWELQLGWKDQVRDFGYSLNFNLSDVKNQVTNLGGTDPTIGDRVRMEGQPLDAFYGLVVDRIAQVSDFTYEESTGVYTPNFPIIQGDPVQPGDLIYKDLNNDGEVDLMNDRKVIGSHIPRYTYGFSAAMNYKGLDFSFVIQGVGKASGLLTGNARHAFINNSALPQDVHLDRWTFENTDASYPRFTYLQTYNQRLSTFWLEDASYVRLKNIQIGYTLPVELSKKLRVNKLRAYVSADNLFTISDFFRGYDPESPVSGGGFYPQLKTVVLGLNVNLQ, from the coding sequence ATGAGAATTTTTGTAGTACGTAATTTTTTTATTTCTCTAGTAATTCTGTTATCTGGCGTTACTTATGCAAGCCAAAAAATAGATCCTAGTGAAATTCAGGTGGCTATTTCAAAAACACATTTAGAAGAAATTCTACATGAAATAGAGGCCCAAACCCAATTTACATTTGCTTATAATGAAAGTATTAAAGCCAGTAGGGAAGTGAATATCTCTAAGGGGAAGCAAAATTTAGGAACCTGTTTGGATATTATTTCTAAGCAATTACATCTTGATTTTCAATTTGTTGGGAAACAGGTGTTTGTCAAATCATCACAAAGTGTAAAAAGTAATAATCAAGGCTTTCAGGTACAGGGACAAATTAAAGATGAACAACATATCCCATTGCCTGGCGCTACTGTAAGGGAAAAAGGTACAACCAATGGTACTTCTACAGATTTCGATGGAAATTTCCGTTTACAGGTGAGTAGTTCTAACGCAATTATAGAAGTGACCTATATCGGGTATATCTCTCAACAAATTGCACTTCAGGGAACTGCCAATGTTTCTATAGTAATGTCATTAGATTCAAATGAACTTGATGAAGTTATGGTGGTAGGTTATAGTACGCAAAAGAAAGCAAACCTTACCGGTGCTGTTTCTCAGGTAAATGAAAAAGATTTTGAAAGTCGTCCTATCACTAATATAAGTTCAGGATTACAAGGATTATTACCTGGAGTTACTGTCACGGGTGCAATGGGAGCTCCCGGAAGTAATCAGGGAACTATTCGAATTAGAGGTATTGGTACTTGGGGAAATGCCACACCCTTAGTAGTCATTGATGGCGTGCCTGGAGGTAATTTGAATATATTGAATCCAAGCGATATTGAAAGTATATCTGTTCTAAAGGATGCCGCCTCCTCATCAATATATGGTGTTAGAGGGGCCAATGGTGTTATTTTGGTAACTACCAAAAGAGGGAAATCCGGAGCTCCAACATTGACGTACGATTATTACTATGGTTTTCAAAAACCTACCGCATTACCTAAACTTTTAGGATCTCCAGAATATATGGAGTTACAAAATGAAGCTCAAATTAATGTTGGAAGAAACCCTACCTATTCGCAAGACGAAATTGAATTAGCAAGAGCTGGAACCGATATTAATAATTATTCCAATACGAATTGGATTGATGAAGTTTATAAGAAAAATGCACCCCAACAAAATCATAATGTGACCCTTAACGGAGGAAAGGATAACTCTAATTACTTTATGTCCTATGGTTTTCTTGATGAAGGAGGGTTGATCGTTGGAGATAATTATAGCGCTAAACGCCACAATGTAAGGCTAAAATTAAGTACGACTGTGTTTGATAAATTAGATATCAATTCCAATATTGGATATGTAGATCGAAATGTAATTGGTTCATCCGCAGGTATGGGGCCTTTATCAATGGCATTATCTATGACACCTTTGGCACCTGTTAGAAATACAGCAGGAGGCTGGGGATACATTGGTGGTTCAAGTAATCCTGTGGCTACAGCAAGTGATGCAGGAACTGATGATTTTACTTCAGAAGAGATTACTGGGAATATTGAAGCGGTATTACATATTTCAGACAATTTAAAATTAAAGGCCCGATATGGTTTGATTAAATACAATTCTCGAAGAAATGTGTTTGTTAAAACCATAAATTACTATAGTGCTGAAACAGGGGATTTACTATGGCAGACAGGGTTTCCAAATAAAATAACTACTAGTAGTTACAAAGGGACCTATCAGACTTTTATCGGGACCGCGGAATATGAAAAGATCCTTTTTGATAGTCATGCTATTAAATTATTATTAGGTGCTTCTCAAGAAGAGAATATTTCGGATGACTTGAGTGCCTCTAGAACAAATGTAGTGTCTTCGACAACGGGTAATCTTAATTTAGGGACGGAAAACCAGTTAAATGGTAGTAGTAATTCAGAGAATGCTTTACGATCTGTTTTTGGCCGCGCAAACTATTCTTATGAGGATAAATATCTTGCCGAGGTTGATTTTAGATATGATGGTTCTTCCAGATTTTCAGGAGATGTACGGTGGGATCTTTTCTCTGCGGCTTCGTTAGGCTGGGTATTTACTAAGGAGAACTTTTTAAGTAACCTAGGACCTTTAAATTTTGGAAAGATACGCTTCTCTTATGGAGTTCAAGGAAATGATCGAATCACTGATTTAGCCTATATGGATATACTTGGGCCTGTTAGTACAATGCCAATAGGAGATGAGCTTACCTTTGGATATAGACAGACAAGTGTTGGAAACAAGTTGTTAACTTGGGAATCTGCTAAAAAAACAAACCTAGGACTGGACTTAGCTTTTTTCAATAACAGGTTAAATTTTTCAGGTGATTATTTTGTAAATAAGACCGAGAATATATTGTTAAGACTTCCTATTCCTGATGTATTTGGAGGGCCTGCTTACCCTTATCAAAATGCAGGAGCTGTGGAGAACAAAGGTTGGGAGCTTCAATTAGGATGGAAAGATCAAGTGAGAGATTTTGGATATAGCCTAAACTTTAACCTCTCCGATGTTAAAAATCAGGTAACTAACCTTGGGGGAACAGATCCTACCATTGGGGACAGAGTTAGAATGGAGGGACAACCCTTAGATGCTTTCTATGGCTTAGTTGTCGATCGTATTGCCCAGGTTTCAGATTTTACGTATGAAGAATCTACTGGAGTTTATACGCCTAACTTCCCTATTATTCAAGGAGACCCTGTTCAGCCTGGAGATCTTATTTATAAAGATTTAAATAACGATGGGGAGGTGGATTTGATGAATGATAGAAAAGTGATAGGAAGTCATATTCCAAGGTACACTTATGGGTTTTCAGCGGCTATGAATTACAAAGGATTGGATTTCAGTTTTGTTATACAGGGTGTTGGAAAAGCATCAGGGCTACTAACAGGAAATGCGAGGCATGCATTTATAAATAATAGTGCTTTGCCTCAAGATGTCCATTTGGATCGTTGGACATTTGAAAATACGGATGCTAGTTATCCAAGGTTTACTTATTTACAAACATATAACCAAAGATTGTCAACTTTTTGGCTGGAGGATGCTTCTTATGTTCGATTGAAAAACATACAAATAGGATACACGCTTCCTGTTGAACTATCTAAAAAATTAAGAGTAAATAAATTAAGGGCTTATGTGTCTGCTGACAATCTATTTACAATTTCAGATTTCTTCCGTGGGTATGATCCAGAATCTCCTGTGAGTGGAGGAGGGTTTTATCCTCAACTTAAAACAGTAGTACTGGGACTAAACGTTAATTTACAATAA
- a CDS encoding FecR family protein encodes MKEAHFKTLLKKYQEGKATASDKEHIRFFENQLKKKNANQIFTNDQHKEELKSSIIGVINRKISKPSFYWSKIAAILVLLLGVHLYRQYVSHSNTLYNEVTSGPEVKYYILPDSTQVWLNKSSKLQFANHFNETRDVILEGEAFFMVKKDQNHPFKVRFEGNELEVTGTQFTVNSKKTKQEVAIKEGSVTVTTTALEAYDLKVNNVLKITGQSSVKSIEEFPRSGYWSQGALLFNNMPMHQVLEIVSKRFGQTIRIENIDKGQLGLRISAKFTEDISVFDLLNSLTHITPFTYELNIERQELIIK; translated from the coding sequence ATGAAAGAAGCACATTTTAAAACATTACTAAAAAAATACCAAGAAGGGAAAGCAACGGCTTCCGATAAGGAGCATATTCGCTTTTTTGAAAATCAACTAAAAAAGAAAAATGCTAATCAGATATTTACTAATGATCAGCATAAGGAGGAATTAAAGTCATCTATCATTGGTGTTATAAACCGTAAGATATCAAAACCAAGTTTTTATTGGTCAAAAATTGCAGCCATATTGGTTCTCCTTTTAGGGGTTCATCTTTATAGACAGTACGTATCTCATTCCAATACATTGTATAATGAGGTAACATCTGGGCCAGAGGTCAAATACTATATTTTGCCTGATAGTACCCAAGTGTGGCTAAACAAATCTTCCAAATTACAATTTGCCAATCACTTTAATGAAACTAGAGATGTTATTCTAGAAGGAGAAGCCTTTTTTATGGTTAAAAAGGATCAGAATCATCCTTTTAAAGTCAGATTTGAAGGTAATGAATTGGAAGTGACCGGTACTCAATTCACTGTTAATTCCAAAAAGACAAAACAGGAAGTTGCCATAAAAGAAGGGAGTGTGACCGTTACAACCACTGCTTTAGAAGCCTATGACCTTAAAGTAAATAATGTTTTAAAAATTACCGGTCAATCCTCTGTTAAATCAATAGAAGAATTTCCTCGATCAGGCTACTGGAGTCAAGGAGCATTGCTATTTAATAATATGCCAATGCATCAGGTGCTTGAAATTGTTTCCAAACGATTTGGTCAAACCATCCGTATAGAAAATATAGATAAAGGTCAGCTAGGATTACGGATTAGTGCCAAGTTTACTGAAGATATCAGTGTTTTTGACCTGTTAAATAGTTTAACCCATATAACCCCTTTTACCTATGAATTAAATATAGAAAGACAGGAATTGATTATAAAATAA